The following is a genomic window from Pongo pygmaeus isolate AG05252 chromosome 22, NHGRI_mPonPyg2-v2.0_pri, whole genome shotgun sequence.
TGACCCCGGGGGGCAGAGATGGGAGCAGCGCAGCCACAAGTCAAGAATGCTAATGGTTGCCAGCaacaccagaagctgggagagcaAGAAACGGATTCTCTTCTAGAGCTGCCAGAGCGGGGCTGGCTCTCCTGACGCCTTGAGCTCAGGCTTCTGGCCTCAGAACCAAGagggaatacatttctgttggtcTCAGCCGCCCGGTTGGTGGCACTTTGCTTGGTAGCTTCAGGACACTCACAGAGATGGGATGGTCGCTGACGTTGATCCCTGCTCTCACACCCCTGGCCAGTAGCCTTGTTCTCATCCGAGTGTTCAGAGAATGGGCTGGAGGAACACAACTTGGGAAAGTGCAAGCTTCCCACTGAGCCCAGGCTGGGTGGTGGCAGAGAGTGGCATTCCCACTGAGGCGCTGGTGACTGCCTGGCCAGCAGGGGAAACTAAGGCACCCAGGATGGCTTCACGGCCAGACCTGGGGAGAATGTACCCATCAGCAGAGCAAGTGGTGGGGGGAGTCACCGGGAGCCTGGGAGAAGAGGGTGGGTGTGGGGTGATGAGGGCACCAGGAGGAAACATCCCGCCAGACAAGTGGAGAGGCAGCTGGAGTGTTCCAAGGGCTGGGGCTCGAAGGATGGCTGAATGTGGGGGTGCTGAGGACACGGCGTCTGCACACTGGTGTCCAGGCGGCCCTCGCTCAGCCAGCTCTCCGAGTCATTTCTGCAAGGTTTATGGAAACGCAGTTTTGCCCGGGAGGTATGTGTGTCACTGGGAATTGTTGAATGTCTGTTTACAGTCACCATTCCTGCTGGGGTGATTAAAAGCGCCATCGGAGTTGATTGTAGCCTGGGTGGTCTCTTGATCTGGGGGTCCTCTGGGTTGAGGGAGTGTTCTTGCCCTTCCCTTTCTGGTGTAGCATGAGCCTGAGCTGGAAGAGACAGGCTCCCGCACCCGCCTGGCCAGAGACCACAAACCCAGACGACCCCTGTGAGGTGGAGTGAAGTCTCGCAAACCCAGGGACTCGACTTGGACAGAATTTCCTGGCTGCTCCAGTCTTGAGCCCTTCCGTCTTGTTTGTCTTGCTTTTAGTCCTGCCCATCTGAGACAGCCCAGCCTCACCCCGTGTATCCAGGGATCTGCTGGTCTTTCCCCCAGCTCCATCCCCCTGTCCCATGCCAGCCCCTCCACCTGGCACACGCCACACAGTGAGCCCCCTTCACCCCCTCCAGGATGCAGTTGGAGGTCCGGGAACCTGCGCGTGGGCTCTCGGAAGCAACACGGGGCTTTGTGGGCCAGGCGGGGTCCAAGCTCAAAGGCAGAGTCCACAGTGCCTGCTGGTGACCTTCGGCACGCCAGCTTCCTCTCGAATCAGGGATGCCCTTGCTCTGGGTCTGCTTCTGCTGTAGGAAGCCTTCTCCAATTCAGGCTGAGATAGATGTCACAAACAGGACTGTCTCCCCGATTCAGGCTGAGATAGATGTTACAAATAGGACTGTCTCCCTGGGACAGGCGGCCTGTGCTGGTGACTGGAACCTCTGTGGTGTCATGGCAACACAGCCAACGGCTGCTGTGTGTTCCTCCCAACCCCAGGTCCCAGTCCTTGGACAACTCATGGGACAGTGTGGGGAGCCCAGAGGCAAATCTCCCTGCCGCAGATGCCGCTGCTGCCTGTGGGTGGGGTCCCTTGGTGCGGGTTCCTCTGCACCTGCTGTCCTGTGTGTTGTGCTGGGCCAGTGTCACCTGGGCTTCCCTCACACCCACTCCCCACTGACTAAGGAGGCCACACAGACCCAGGCCTGAGCCCCAGCCCACTGCCTGCAGGTTCAGACACTTGGGCACATTTCTTAGCCATCTGGAGCCTCGGTTTTCCCATCTGGGAAATGGGGACAGTGATATCTCAGAGACACTGTAGTGATCACGAGAGGGGACCACAGACCACTCTCGGCGGGGGTGCCAGGCATCGTGTCCACGTTTGGTGAGGAAGGATTCAGCCCAACCCTCGGCTTCCTCCATCCCAGATGTCCCTTGAGGCGTGTGGCCTGGGGTGGGGAtctggagaggaagggagacaggCCACGATGTACGGTGACCCCCGGCTAGGCCCACAGACCCGGGTAGATCGCCACCACTCCCACTGGAATTCTCAGGGCTGGACACCCATTgtttggaaataattatttttgtgcaGTCCTTAGTTTCCGTAATTAATTCTTTGATAACAGTCCCCTTCTATAATAGCTCCTCACAAAGATTCTATAGAAAGCACCAGGCAGTTTCAGCTGAGCCGACAGCAACAGCCTTTTCTCTGAGCTCAAGGTCCAGGCACAGCTGCAGCAGCTGGGCAAAGAAATGCTGGGTAAAGAGACCCTGGACGTTGGGAGGGGCACCAGCCGAGCAAGGGGCTTCCCACCGCCGCCTCCCTCCCCACAGGCTGGTCAGGCGGCCAGGCTACAGGGGCCCTGCTCTGCAGAAGGCCTTTCCTTCCAGAGCCCTGCAGCCTCTGGGAGCCAGCACCGGCCCCACCAGGCCAATCCTCAGAGAATGTGGAGTGGGGCCTTGGGGCTCGAACCCCCAGATCGACGGCCACAGCATGTCATCTATGGCGCTCTGTGATGGGATGTGGGGACTGCCacagagggaagaaagagaatcGGCCTCTGCCTTCCCAGGGGCCTGATCCTATGGGGAGGTGGGACACTCATGCTCAGGGGACCCAGATGCGTAAACACAGCTGCCCCAGGTGGTCTAGGTCAGGAAGAGGCTCAGATGGGTCGGAGCCCCACTTCCGCAGCGGTTTtggagaacagcccaggggcaagTGAGTCTGTATATGTATCTGGCCACCCCAGAGACTCCCCTCTTCCACCTGTTGGGAGCCAAAAAGGCTCCATCTTCCTGCCCCGCCTCGGTGTGCCACTCGTAAAGCCTAGACCATCCTACTTCGATATTGCAACATTGCATGGCTGGGGTCCTTTCAGCTGAAGTGACAGAATCCCAACCCAAGCTCATTTCAGAAAAGAAGGGCGTTTGCAGGTTGACTTACCTAGAAAATGTGGGGTACAGTGGCTTCAGGTGTAGttgggtccaggagttcagaGGCTGTCACTAGACACCATCCAATTCAGACTTTAAGCTCAATCCTGCCTGTGTTGGCTTCATTCTCAGGGAAAGATGGCCCGGGAGCTCTAAGTTCAGGGGGTCCTCGAAACTCCCAACTTGGAGGGTCAGGGTGCTTCTGTCTTCAGCAAAATCCCAGGCAGGGCTTTGTGTGGGCTCCGGCCCCATGCCCACCCCTGTCCGGCTGTCTGTGGTGGAGGAATGATGTCCTCTTGCCGGCTAGCCTTGGGGTCATGTGATCACCCCGAAGTTGGCGGCAGCCctagaaacacagaaaacaaaatacatgacACTCCGTAAGAGTCAGCAGGCAGgttttcttaaacaaaacaaacagggtTTTGTGACGAAGAGAAGAGGAAACTGCCTGAGAAGGCAAAGATCACCAGGGCCCGACAGCGCTGTAGACACAATGATATCACTCGGAGCAGAGCGCTTGCTTTCTGGGCCTCACATGCCCACTGGAGTATCTTCCATCTCTCATGCCTGGGAGGCCCCACCCCACACGCAGTCCCACGAGCACAGCAGGCATCGTACACTGTGCAGTGTGGGGTACACACGTAGGCACTTCAGAACCAGGAATCACGGACTCCTGTCTCCTGCCATCCATGTGAGAGGTCTCACCTCCCTGGGGAGGTCTGTTTGGTCTCCAGTGTAGACACAGATAtgagatgtgtgtgtttgcatgtgtgtgtgtgtgtgtttgcttgtgtgtgcatgtgtgcatgtgcgtgtgcttgtgtttgcatgtgtgcttgtgtgtgcatgtgtttgcatttgtgtgcttgtgtgtgcatgtgtatgtgtgcatgtgtgtgtgtgcgcttgtgtttgcgtgtgtgtgcttgtgtttgcatgtgtgcttgtgtgtgcatgtgtttgcatttgtgtgcttgtgtgtgcatgtgtgtatatgtgtgcgtgtgtgcgtgtgtgcttgtgtttgcgtgtgtgtgcttgtgtttgcgtgtgtgcttgtgtttgcatgtgtgcatgtgtttccttgtgtgtgcgtgtgtgtgcatgtgtgtgcttgtgtttgCGTGTGTTTGCATGTGCGTATGTGGGAGTGACAGAGAGGGAGAGTGTGCACAGGTACTGGATCTATGCCCCAAGGGCCATTCCCAGCCCCGCCATGGGGATGCGGTGCCCTTGGGGGTCTGCCCTCTGTGACCCCCAGGCATGTGAATTTTCTAAAACTGGCTTCTCCCCTCTTGGCTCCTGTCCGTCCCAGATCCAGCATCCACGTACGTTTGACGCCAATGGAAACTCTGCCTTGTGACTAGTGGAGGGGCCTCTGCAAGGGGCATGTGACTGTGAGGGACCAGGCTGGGCTCGCTTATGTGGAGGGGAGGGGCACGCTGCGGGGCGTAGGGGGGCGCCACCCCCACCAGGCCAGCCTCAGGGCAGCCGGGGCAGAACCTGTGGCTCTGGAGTAAATGCCGGGGCCAGCTTAAAGGAgtcagctctctgcagcctgccTCGGCTGGGTGGGAATGAGTCCAGGCTTCCAGGCATTTGGAACCCGAGCAGCTGCAGGGACAGGCTGGAGCCTCAgccttccctcccccaccccagaccCTCTCTGGCCCCTCTTAACCCAGCCAGATGAGCTGCTTGCGAAGCCTGGCCTGTCGCAGACTGCGGAGAGATCTGAGGAGGAAGGAAACCGTTTCTTAGCACCTCCAGCAGTCCAAGCCCACCTCGAGCCCTCCACGTCGGGGCTTTCTCCTCCTTTGCAAATCTGCTCCTGTTTCTGCGCTTCCAGGAGCTTGGCTGGGGTTGGAAATAGAAATGCATTCCATGCATTCAttctctcaacaaatatttactaagcacctcCTCTGGGCAGGCCGGGGCTGGGCACTGCGTCATCCTCCGCCTCCGCGTCATCCTCcgcctcctcgtcctcctcctcaccaatgagcaaaacagacaaagCCTGCACCTACGCGGAGTGGATGCCCTAGTGGGGGAGCAAAGGGAGGGGGAAGAAGTGCATCTCGtagaatagggaggcctgagagcTTTGACAGGGCAGCCGGGAGCCGGGGgtcacagttccacctggctgctGGCAGCACTTGCTCAGGAGGCAGGCCCCGGAGGCTGTGAGCCCAGCAGCATGGAGCTCCCTTGACTGCTGTGACTGCTGCGTGGAGCACAGACGGCGGCGGGGGTGGATGGGAAACTGTAGGAGTCTTGTGCAGTCATCCAGGCCAGCGAGGCAGGGAAGTGGGCAGATTCCGGATGCATTCCGATGACAGAGCTCATGGGGTTCCTGGAAACCAGGAGAACGCGATTCACTCTGAGCAACTGGAAGGATGGATCTGTCACCACCCAAGATGGGGATGGCTGTGTACAGGGATGGGAGGCGGGAGCAGCTGTGCGCTCAGGGCAGGAGGGATGTGTCTCTCGCGAGACATTTACTGGACGTCCACTTGAAGGAGGCAGTTGGGGACACAGTCCGGAGGCCAGGGGCGAGCGGGGTTGCAGAGACACCCAGGAGCCATGGAGAGTACTCACTGCCGTGACAAATCTCTTTTAATTCCTAGACCCAGGGAAAGTCTTGCAAATGTTTATCCGGCATCTCCCCCCACGGTCCCCACCCTGTAGGGAAAAGTTCCTCAGGACTCCGGGGCCGATTTTGAGTCCTCCCGAGGATTCAAAGtcctcctcagtctcctgaggctGGAGACACGCTGGTCATGCGTGAGCCTGCACGTCCCTCTCTCTGTCAGCAGAAGCCCTGCCAACCCCCCAGGAACCCTGACCACCACAGGAGGCCACAGTCTGATGGTGAGGCTGCTTCTGTGGTCCAGGTCCTGAAATcaggaagaaatgagagaaggcTCCCATCCCCCGGCTTCCAGCACGGGCAGTTCCACCCCACCCTCAGCGTGATGGAAAAACGCCGGCGGGTGTGTCCGTGTGTGCGGATGTTTGTGCGTTTGAGAGTATGTGTACGTGTGTTGTTTGTATGTGCTTGTGAGCATGATGCATGCAtgtgtgatttgtgtgtgttatgtgtatatgcatgagcattgtgtgcacgcatgtgtatttgtgtgtggttCAGCAtacatatgtgtttgtatgttgTGTACGTGTGCTCTGTGTTGTGTGAGTGCATATTATGTTTGTGCATGAGTGTTcagtatgtgcatgtatgttcttgtgtgtgtgtttatgcgtGTGTGGACGTGTGTATGTCTGGGGAGTGTGCAGCATGCAtgcatatttctgtgtgtgtgtatacttaagTCTggtgtaggccaggcacagtgtctcacacctataatcccaggactttgggaggctgaagcaggtggatcacttgaggtcaggagttcaaaaccagcctggccaacatggtgaaagcccgtctctactaaaaatacaaaaattagtggggtgtggtggcgggcatctctaatcccagctacttgggaggctgaggcaggagaatcgcttgaacctgggaggcagaggttgcagtgagccaggattgcactctagcctgggtgacagtctgagacaccgtctcaaaaaaataataataaagtctgGTGTAGAGTGATCGAGTGACCTCACACAGAGCCCT
Proteins encoded in this region:
- the LOC129022546 gene encoding LOW QUALITY PROTEIN: putative uncharacterized protein encoded by LINC00322 (The sequence of the model RefSeq protein was modified relative to this genomic sequence to represent the inferred CDS: inserted 1 base in 1 codon; deleted 2 bases in 2 codons; substituted 2 bases at 2 genomic stop codons), whose product is MALLITPAGMVTVNRHSTIPSDTHTSRAKLRFHKPCRNDSESWLSEGRLDTSVQTPCPQHPHIQPSFEPQPLEHSSCLSTCLAGCFLLVPSSPHTHPLLPGSRXLPPPLALLMGTFSPGLAVKPSWVPXFPLLARQSPAXSVGMPLSATTQPGSVGSLHFPKLCSSSPFSEHSDENKATGQGCESRDQRQRPSHLCECPEATKQSATNRAAETNRNVFPLGSEARSLSSRRQESQPRSGSSRRESVSCSPSFWCCWQPLAFLTCGCAAPISAPGVMWPSPRPCCVSPPLVRLQSLGLGPTQI